A region of Silurus meridionalis isolate SWU-2019-XX chromosome 17, ASM1480568v1, whole genome shotgun sequence DNA encodes the following proteins:
- the zgc:113363 gene encoding myoD family inhibitor, translating into MVHQLDKETPSPLNGLSPPDTVSNKPRPVCTPPAPSTGQRATDSAHMPKSNGHNNPHKKLPSTSKSQQSLKTSATQIQEAAGDDCCVHCILACLFCELLPMCSAVAQCLACGTECDALCCCGEACGGLACCSGDPCTALMDCAIMEDCCQSSDCLEICLECCSICYPT; encoded by the exons ATGGTGCACCAACTGGACAaag agaCTCCTAGCCCTCTCAATGGCCTCTCTCCTCCAGACACAGTGTCTAACAAACCCCGGCCTGTTTGTACACCACCTGCTCCGTCTACAGGTCAAAGGGCAACTGATTCTGCCCACATGCCCAAGTCCAACGGGCATAACAACCCCCACAAAAAGCTTCCCTCCACCTCCAAGAGCCAGCAGAGTTTGAAAACGAGTGCTACTCAGATCCAGGAAGCCGCTGGTGATG ACTGCTGCGTGCACTGTATCCTGGCCTGTCTGTTCTGCGAGCTGCTGCCCATGTGCTCGGCCGTGGCTCAGTGTCTGGCGTGCGGAACGGAATGTGACGCTCTGTGCTGCTGTGGCGAGGCGTGCGGAGGCCTGGCATGTTGCTCTGGTGACCCCTGCACCGCTCTGATGGACTGTGCCATCATGGAGGACTGCTGCCAATCATCCGATTGCCTGGAGATCTGTCTGGAGTGCTGCTCTATCTGCTACCCAACTTAA